In one Phyllostomus discolor isolate MPI-MPIP mPhyDis1 chromosome 8, mPhyDis1.pri.v3, whole genome shotgun sequence genomic region, the following are encoded:
- the ZNF57 gene encoding zinc finger protein 57 isoform X3 yields the protein MVLCVKDLWDHPQDSVVFADVAVDFTLEEWALLDSAQRNLYRDVMLENFQNLASVANNGEDQSIDDEQQNHRRPLRNHVVDSFCEHNDGNQHGETFIHIPNLNLHKTISMGIKPYECTKCGKGFTHLSSLKKHVRAHREHKSFQCQECKQGYICASHLGTHTGERPYGCKLCGRNFPYFYCLSQHIRMHTTEKNYECQQCGKSFNELSSLTRHVRTHTGKKLYKCQECGKAFIYPSELQRHMITHTGVKPYECKACGKTFRHSYSLTRHVKIHTAEKTYECKKCGKAFSWPETFQAHVRTHTGEKLYTCESCGKAFSSPKSFQGHMRTHTGEKPYKCKQCGRAFTWSSNFQEHVRIHTEEKLYKCEKCGKAFNSSRSFQGHMRTHTGEKPYECTQCGKAFSWSSSLQKHGRMHTGEKPHKCKQCGKAFKWPSSFRNHVKMHTG from the exons ATGGTCCTCTGTGTAAAGGATCTCTGGGACCACCCTCAG GACTCAGTGGTCTTTGCGGATGTGGCGGTGGACTTTACCCTGGAGGAGTGGGCTCTGCTGGACTCTGCTCAGAGGAACCTCTACAGAGATGTGATGCTGGAAAACTTCCAGAATCTGGCCTCAGTGG CAAACAATGGGGAAGACCAGAGCATTGACGATGAGCAACAAAACCACAGGAGACCTCTAAG gaaccatGTGGTGGACAGCTTCTGTGAACATAATGATGGAAATCAACACGGTGAAACCTTCATTCACATTCCCAATCTTAACCTGCACAAAACCATTTCTATGGGAATAAAACCATATGAATGCACCAAGTGTGGAAAAGGCTTCACGCATCTTTCTTCCCTTAAGAAGCATGTTAGAGCTCACCGTGAACATAAATCATTTCAGTGTCAGGAATGCAAACAGGGCTACATTTGTGCCTCACACCTGGgaactcacactggagagagACCCTATGGGTGTAAATTATGTGGGAGAAACTTTCCTTATTTCTACTGCCTCAGTCAACACATCAGGATGCACACTACAGAGAAAAATTATGAATGCCAGCAGTGTGGGAAATCCTTCAATGAGCTCTCCAGTCTTACTAGACATGTGAGAACTCACACAGGAAAGAAGCTATATAAATGTCaggagtgtgggaaagccttcattTACCCCTCAGAACTTCAAAGGCACATGATAACACACACTGGGGtgaagccctatgaatgtaaaGCATGTGGGAAAACTTTTCGTCATTCCTATTCCCTGACCCGACATGTCAAGATTCACACAGCAGAGAAAACCTATGAATGTAAgaaatgtgggaaagccttcagctGGCCCGAGACCTTTCAAGCCCATGTGAGGACACATACTGGAGAGAAACTCTATACCTGTGAAAGctgtgggaaagctttcagttctCCCAAGTCCTTCCAAGGTCACATGagaactcacactggagagaaaccttacaaGTGTAAACAGTGTGGAAGAGCCTTTACTTGGTCCTCAAACTTTCAAGAACATGTGAGAATTCATACTGAAGAGAAACtgtataaatgtgaaaaatgtgggAAAGCTTTCAATTCTTCCAGATCCTTTCAAGGTCACATGAGAAcccacacaggagagaagccctacGAGTGTAcacagtgtgggaaagccttcagctGGTCCTCGTCCTTACAAAAGCATGGGAGAAtgcacactggggagaaaccGCACAAATGCAAACAGTGTGGAAAAGCCTTCAAGTGGCCCTCGTCCTTTAGGAACCACGTGAAAATGCACACTGGATAG
- the ZNF57 gene encoding zinc finger protein 57 isoform X4 — translation MDSVVFADVAVDFTLEEWALLDSAQRNLYRDVMLENFQNLASVANNGEDQSIDDEQQNHRRPLRNHVVDSFCEHNDGNQHGETFIHIPNLNLHKTISMGIKPYECTKCGKGFTHLSSLKKHVRAHREHKSFQCQECKQGYICASHLGTHTGERPYGCKLCGRNFPYFYCLSQHIRMHTTEKNYECQQCGKSFNELSSLTRHVRTHTGKKLYKCQECGKAFIYPSELQRHMITHTGVKPYECKACGKTFRHSYSLTRHVKIHTAEKTYECKKCGKAFSWPETFQAHVRTHTGEKLYTCESCGKAFSSPKSFQGHMRTHTGEKPYKCKQCGRAFTWSSNFQEHVRIHTEEKLYKCEKCGKAFNSSRSFQGHMRTHTGEKPYECTQCGKAFSWSSSLQKHGRMHTGEKPHKCKQCGKAFKWPSSFRNHVKMHTG, via the exons GACTCAGTGGTCTTTGCGGATGTGGCGGTGGACTTTACCCTGGAGGAGTGGGCTCTGCTGGACTCTGCTCAGAGGAACCTCTACAGAGATGTGATGCTGGAAAACTTCCAGAATCTGGCCTCAGTGG CAAACAATGGGGAAGACCAGAGCATTGACGATGAGCAACAAAACCACAGGAGACCTCTAAG gaaccatGTGGTGGACAGCTTCTGTGAACATAATGATGGAAATCAACACGGTGAAACCTTCATTCACATTCCCAATCTTAACCTGCACAAAACCATTTCTATGGGAATAAAACCATATGAATGCACCAAGTGTGGAAAAGGCTTCACGCATCTTTCTTCCCTTAAGAAGCATGTTAGAGCTCACCGTGAACATAAATCATTTCAGTGTCAGGAATGCAAACAGGGCTACATTTGTGCCTCACACCTGGgaactcacactggagagagACCCTATGGGTGTAAATTATGTGGGAGAAACTTTCCTTATTTCTACTGCCTCAGTCAACACATCAGGATGCACACTACAGAGAAAAATTATGAATGCCAGCAGTGTGGGAAATCCTTCAATGAGCTCTCCAGTCTTACTAGACATGTGAGAACTCACACAGGAAAGAAGCTATATAAATGTCaggagtgtgggaaagccttcattTACCCCTCAGAACTTCAAAGGCACATGATAACACACACTGGGGtgaagccctatgaatgtaaaGCATGTGGGAAAACTTTTCGTCATTCCTATTCCCTGACCCGACATGTCAAGATTCACACAGCAGAGAAAACCTATGAATGTAAgaaatgtgggaaagccttcagctGGCCCGAGACCTTTCAAGCCCATGTGAGGACACATACTGGAGAGAAACTCTATACCTGTGAAAGctgtgggaaagctttcagttctCCCAAGTCCTTCCAAGGTCACATGagaactcacactggagagaaaccttacaaGTGTAAACAGTGTGGAAGAGCCTTTACTTGGTCCTCAAACTTTCAAGAACATGTGAGAATTCATACTGAAGAGAAACtgtataaatgtgaaaaatgtgggAAAGCTTTCAATTCTTCCAGATCCTTTCAAGGTCACATGAGAAcccacacaggagagaagccctacGAGTGTAcacagtgtgggaaagccttcagctGGTCCTCGTCCTTACAAAAGCATGGGAGAAtgcacactggggagaaaccGCACAAATGCAAACAGTGTGGAAAAGCCTTCAAGTGGCCCTCGTCCTTTAGGAACCACGTGAAAATGCACACTGGATAG
- the ZNF57 gene encoding zinc finger protein 57 isoform X1: MVLCVKDLWDHPQDSVVFADVAVDFTLEEWALLDSAQRNLYRDVMLENFQNLASVDNETLFTARGPIIQQDMHEEKISNKQEIAKFTRSNSCIYILANNGEDQSIDDEQQNHRRPLRNHVVDSFCEHNDGNQHGETFIHIPNLNLHKTISMGIKPYECTKCGKGFTHLSSLKKHVRAHREHKSFQCQECKQGYICASHLGTHTGERPYGCKLCGRNFPYFYCLSQHIRMHTTEKNYECQQCGKSFNELSSLTRHVRTHTGKKLYKCQECGKAFIYPSELQRHMITHTGVKPYECKACGKTFRHSYSLTRHVKIHTAEKTYECKKCGKAFSWPETFQAHVRTHTGEKLYTCESCGKAFSSPKSFQGHMRTHTGEKPYKCKQCGRAFTWSSNFQEHVRIHTEEKLYKCEKCGKAFNSSRSFQGHMRTHTGEKPYECTQCGKAFSWSSSLQKHGRMHTGEKPHKCKQCGKAFKWPSSFRNHVKMHTG, encoded by the exons ATGGTCCTCTGTGTAAAGGATCTCTGGGACCACCCTCAG GACTCAGTGGTCTTTGCGGATGTGGCGGTGGACTTTACCCTGGAGGAGTGGGCTCTGCTGGACTCTGCTCAGAGGAACCTCTACAGAGATGTGATGCTGGAAAACTTCCAGAATCTGGCCTCAGTGG ATAATGAGACACTGTTTACAGCCAGAGGGCCCATTATTCAGCAGGATATGCATGAGGAAAAAATATCTAACAAACAGGAAATAGCAAAATTCACAAGAAGTAATTCTTGTATCTACATTTTAGCAAACAATGGGGAAGACCAGAGCATTGACGATGAGCAACAAAACCACAGGAGACCTCTAAG gaaccatGTGGTGGACAGCTTCTGTGAACATAATGATGGAAATCAACACGGTGAAACCTTCATTCACATTCCCAATCTTAACCTGCACAAAACCATTTCTATGGGAATAAAACCATATGAATGCACCAAGTGTGGAAAAGGCTTCACGCATCTTTCTTCCCTTAAGAAGCATGTTAGAGCTCACCGTGAACATAAATCATTTCAGTGTCAGGAATGCAAACAGGGCTACATTTGTGCCTCACACCTGGgaactcacactggagagagACCCTATGGGTGTAAATTATGTGGGAGAAACTTTCCTTATTTCTACTGCCTCAGTCAACACATCAGGATGCACACTACAGAGAAAAATTATGAATGCCAGCAGTGTGGGAAATCCTTCAATGAGCTCTCCAGTCTTACTAGACATGTGAGAACTCACACAGGAAAGAAGCTATATAAATGTCaggagtgtgggaaagccttcattTACCCCTCAGAACTTCAAAGGCACATGATAACACACACTGGGGtgaagccctatgaatgtaaaGCATGTGGGAAAACTTTTCGTCATTCCTATTCCCTGACCCGACATGTCAAGATTCACACAGCAGAGAAAACCTATGAATGTAAgaaatgtgggaaagccttcagctGGCCCGAGACCTTTCAAGCCCATGTGAGGACACATACTGGAGAGAAACTCTATACCTGTGAAAGctgtgggaaagctttcagttctCCCAAGTCCTTCCAAGGTCACATGagaactcacactggagagaaaccttacaaGTGTAAACAGTGTGGAAGAGCCTTTACTTGGTCCTCAAACTTTCAAGAACATGTGAGAATTCATACTGAAGAGAAACtgtataaatgtgaaaaatgtgggAAAGCTTTCAATTCTTCCAGATCCTTTCAAGGTCACATGAGAAcccacacaggagagaagccctacGAGTGTAcacagtgtgggaaagccttcagctGGTCCTCGTCCTTACAAAAGCATGGGAGAAtgcacactggggagaaaccGCACAAATGCAAACAGTGTGGAAAAGCCTTCAAGTGGCCCTCGTCCTTTAGGAACCACGTGAAAATGCACACTGGATAG
- the ZNF57 gene encoding zinc finger protein 57 isoform X2, which produces MDSVVFADVAVDFTLEEWALLDSAQRNLYRDVMLENFQNLASVDNETLFTARGPIIQQDMHEEKISNKQEIAKFTRSNSCIYILANNGEDQSIDDEQQNHRRPLRNHVVDSFCEHNDGNQHGETFIHIPNLNLHKTISMGIKPYECTKCGKGFTHLSSLKKHVRAHREHKSFQCQECKQGYICASHLGTHTGERPYGCKLCGRNFPYFYCLSQHIRMHTTEKNYECQQCGKSFNELSSLTRHVRTHTGKKLYKCQECGKAFIYPSELQRHMITHTGVKPYECKACGKTFRHSYSLTRHVKIHTAEKTYECKKCGKAFSWPETFQAHVRTHTGEKLYTCESCGKAFSSPKSFQGHMRTHTGEKPYKCKQCGRAFTWSSNFQEHVRIHTEEKLYKCEKCGKAFNSSRSFQGHMRTHTGEKPYECTQCGKAFSWSSSLQKHGRMHTGEKPHKCKQCGKAFKWPSSFRNHVKMHTG; this is translated from the exons GACTCAGTGGTCTTTGCGGATGTGGCGGTGGACTTTACCCTGGAGGAGTGGGCTCTGCTGGACTCTGCTCAGAGGAACCTCTACAGAGATGTGATGCTGGAAAACTTCCAGAATCTGGCCTCAGTGG ATAATGAGACACTGTTTACAGCCAGAGGGCCCATTATTCAGCAGGATATGCATGAGGAAAAAATATCTAACAAACAGGAAATAGCAAAATTCACAAGAAGTAATTCTTGTATCTACATTTTAGCAAACAATGGGGAAGACCAGAGCATTGACGATGAGCAACAAAACCACAGGAGACCTCTAAG gaaccatGTGGTGGACAGCTTCTGTGAACATAATGATGGAAATCAACACGGTGAAACCTTCATTCACATTCCCAATCTTAACCTGCACAAAACCATTTCTATGGGAATAAAACCATATGAATGCACCAAGTGTGGAAAAGGCTTCACGCATCTTTCTTCCCTTAAGAAGCATGTTAGAGCTCACCGTGAACATAAATCATTTCAGTGTCAGGAATGCAAACAGGGCTACATTTGTGCCTCACACCTGGgaactcacactggagagagACCCTATGGGTGTAAATTATGTGGGAGAAACTTTCCTTATTTCTACTGCCTCAGTCAACACATCAGGATGCACACTACAGAGAAAAATTATGAATGCCAGCAGTGTGGGAAATCCTTCAATGAGCTCTCCAGTCTTACTAGACATGTGAGAACTCACACAGGAAAGAAGCTATATAAATGTCaggagtgtgggaaagccttcattTACCCCTCAGAACTTCAAAGGCACATGATAACACACACTGGGGtgaagccctatgaatgtaaaGCATGTGGGAAAACTTTTCGTCATTCCTATTCCCTGACCCGACATGTCAAGATTCACACAGCAGAGAAAACCTATGAATGTAAgaaatgtgggaaagccttcagctGGCCCGAGACCTTTCAAGCCCATGTGAGGACACATACTGGAGAGAAACTCTATACCTGTGAAAGctgtgggaaagctttcagttctCCCAAGTCCTTCCAAGGTCACATGagaactcacactggagagaaaccttacaaGTGTAAACAGTGTGGAAGAGCCTTTACTTGGTCCTCAAACTTTCAAGAACATGTGAGAATTCATACTGAAGAGAAACtgtataaatgtgaaaaatgtgggAAAGCTTTCAATTCTTCCAGATCCTTTCAAGGTCACATGAGAAcccacacaggagagaagccctacGAGTGTAcacagtgtgggaaagccttcagctGGTCCTCGTCCTTACAAAAGCATGGGAGAAtgcacactggggagaaaccGCACAAATGCAAACAGTGTGGAAAAGCCTTCAAGTGGCCCTCGTCCTTTAGGAACCACGTGAAAATGCACACTGGATAG